A portion of the Drosophila innubila isolate TH190305 chromosome 3L unlocalized genomic scaffold, UK_Dinn_1.0 0_D_3L, whole genome shotgun sequence genome contains these proteins:
- the LOC117788505 gene encoding uncharacterized protein LOC117788505 — MSKLDDLLAKKKTVVPVLDLSRSNIQSTEEFKRQMEKVPDYKMRPIKVRAEEIKIREKDYSFKMPKKEMRKLLKSNGERDTLYTYADPVPGEMKDVVLMELCAVPIDWKMLTTLRPKSKQEEEYFSRMVEMGKLELKTEAKDRREFALNNCIKKIKNKSGIVETRLITCESCGEEMCWGKSCGDFNYDLYIRVETKVLKPKPLAISSNKTKLNGRKKSTIGGTKVKVKKSASTK, encoded by the exons ATGAGTAAATTGGATGATTTACTGGCCAAGAAAAAGACTGTTGTGCCTGTCTTGGATCTGAGTCGCAGTAATATTCAGTCTACTGAGGAATTTAAGCGACAAATGGAAAAGGTACCAGACTATAAGATGCGGCCAATTAAAGTGCGTGCCGAGGAGATAAAGATACGCGAAAAGGATTACTCCTTCAAGATGCCCAAGAAGGAAATGCGTAAGCTGCTGAAGAGCAATGGGGAAAGAGATACTCTCTATACGTACGCGGATCCAGTGCCCGGGGAGATGAAGGATGTGGTGCTTATGGAACTGTGTGCAGTACCCATTGACTGGAAGATGTTGACCACATTGCGACCCAAGTCCAAACAGGAGGAGGAATACTTCAGTCGCATGGTCGAAATGGGAAAACTAGAACTAAAAACCGAGGCAAAGGATCGACGTGAATTCGCGCTCAACAATTGCATCaagaaaattaagaacaaaTCGGGAATTGTCGAAACGCGGCTCATAACCTGCGAATCCTGCGGCGAGGAAATGTGTTGGG GCAAATCGTGTGGCGACTTTAATTACGATTTATATATTCGCGTTGAGACCAAAGTCCTTAAGCCAAAACCTCTGGCAATATCATCTAATAAAACCAAACTAAATGGACGCAAAAAGTCAACCATAGGTGGCACCAAAGTTAAGGTCAAGAAATCAGCAAGTACCAAATAG